From Bacillus basilensis, a single genomic window includes:
- a CDS encoding LCP family protein: MENTSSSREKKNKRKYKKTTIISVLLVVLLFGGVGYGTYVYMKTSNLVQKSNVNLARGEKSNLRENAVKPIANNVSLLIMGIDENQERQKEYNGAFHTDALLLATFNKDDKTVKLTSIPRDTYTYVPVEKKKDKITHAYGRGFVKNGKDGGPQASVETVEKLLQVPVDYFVKFNFNSFTKIVDGLDGIEVDVPVEFTEQNSKDEADAIHLKKGLQKLTGEEALALARTRHIDSDAMRGQRQQLVMEAILSKLKSVGSITKLEKIVEAVDGDFKTNLTMDDILSFYKYGLNCSVEKIQLAGDDLYLPNGPNGQRVYYYNPNKKDLQSLSNTLRTHLGLSEKQIEEN; this comes from the coding sequence ATGGAGAATACCTCTTCTTCAAGAGAAAAGAAAAATAAACGAAAATATAAAAAGACAACGATAATAAGTGTATTGTTAGTAGTATTACTATTTGGTGGAGTTGGATATGGTACTTACGTATATATGAAAACTTCTAATCTCGTACAAAAATCAAATGTTAATTTAGCACGTGGTGAAAAATCAAATTTACGTGAGAACGCCGTAAAACCAATTGCAAATAATGTTTCACTTTTAATTATGGGAATTGATGAAAATCAGGAACGACAAAAGGAATATAATGGGGCATTTCATACAGATGCACTACTGCTAGCTACTTTTAATAAAGACGATAAAACAGTGAAATTAACGAGCATACCACGTGATACATACACATATGTTCCAGTTGAAAAGAAAAAAGATAAAATAACGCATGCATATGGAAGAGGTTTCGTTAAAAATGGTAAAGATGGAGGGCCGCAAGCTTCAGTTGAAACGGTAGAAAAATTATTACAAGTGCCTGTTGATTATTTTGTGAAGTTTAATTTTAATTCATTTACTAAAATTGTTGATGGATTAGATGGGATTGAAGTAGATGTCCCAGTTGAATTTACGGAGCAAAATAGTAAAGATGAAGCTGACGCGATCCATTTGAAAAAAGGACTACAAAAATTAACAGGAGAAGAAGCACTTGCCCTAGCAAGAACGCGTCATATTGATAGTGATGCAATGAGAGGGCAGCGCCAACAACTTGTTATGGAAGCGATTTTAAGTAAATTAAAAAGTGTAGGCTCGATTACGAAGCTTGAAAAAATAGTTGAGGCGGTTGACGGTGATTTTAAAACAAATTTAACAATGGATGATATTTTATCTTTTTATAAATATGGTTTAAATTGTTCGGTTGAAAAAATTCAATTAGCAGGTGATGATTTATACTTACCTAATGGCCCAAACGGCCAACGTGTATATTATTATAATCCTAATAAAAAAGATCTACAGAGTTTGAGTAATACACTTAGAACACATCTAGGATTAAGTGAAAAGCAGATTGAGGAGAATTAA
- a CDS encoding dicarboxylate/amino acid:cation symporter codes for MRIVKNLTFQVIVAIICGIAVGAIWPSVGQEMKPIGETFINMIKMVIAPIIFLTIVLGIASMGSMKKVGRVGGKALLYFEIVTTAALIIGIIVANVVRPGDGLDPSKLKGGDVSQYVQSGQEMKWMDFFLHIVPSNMFEAFAKGDILQVLFFSILFGAGLTMLGKNGQPVIDFFERLSKVFFNILSIVMKLAPVGAFGGMAFTIGKYGLSTLIPLGKLMICVYATMALFVFIVLNFICKLYKFSLWKYLSHIKEELLIVLGTSSSESVLPRMMTKMEDFGCSKPVVGLVIPTGYSFNLDGTTIYLSMATIFLAQVFHVDLSLGQQLTIIAILLVTSKGAAAVTGGGFIVLASTLSAMNVIPLEGLALLLGVDRFMSEARAIVNLIGNGIATVVVAKSENEFDNEKYMKIVEEMKREKMVG; via the coding sequence ATGAGAATCGTAAAGAATTTAACATTTCAAGTTATTGTGGCCATTATTTGTGGTATTGCAGTAGGAGCAATTTGGCCGAGTGTTGGACAAGAGATGAAGCCAATTGGTGAAACGTTCATCAATATGATCAAAATGGTTATTGCACCGATTATCTTTTTAACAATTGTGCTTGGTATTGCAAGTATGGGAAGTATGAAAAAGGTAGGTCGTGTTGGCGGAAAGGCACTATTATATTTTGAAATTGTTACAACAGCGGCTTTAATTATTGGTATCATCGTAGCAAATGTTGTTCGTCCAGGAGATGGATTAGATCCTTCAAAACTAAAGGGCGGAGATGTTTCACAATATGTACAAAGTGGGCAAGAAATGAAATGGATGGATTTCTTTTTGCATATTGTGCCGTCTAACATGTTTGAAGCATTTGCAAAAGGTGATATTTTACAAGTGTTATTCTTCTCAATTTTATTCGGTGCAGGGTTAACGATGCTAGGGAAAAATGGACAACCAGTTATCGACTTTTTTGAAAGATTATCGAAAGTATTTTTTAACATTTTATCCATTGTAATGAAATTAGCACCGGTTGGAGCATTCGGTGGAATGGCATTTACAATTGGAAAATACGGTTTAAGCACGCTCATACCACTTGGTAAACTAATGATTTGTGTATATGCGACAATGGCATTATTTGTTTTTATTGTATTAAATTTTATTTGTAAACTGTATAAATTTAGTTTGTGGAAATATTTATCTCACATTAAAGAAGAATTACTCATTGTTCTTGGGACATCATCATCAGAATCAGTACTACCGCGAATGATGACAAAGATGGAAGACTTCGGATGTTCGAAGCCGGTAGTAGGTTTAGTCATTCCGACGGGATACTCTTTTAATTTAGATGGAACAACGATTTATTTATCAATGGCTACTATATTTTTAGCGCAAGTCTTTCACGTCGATCTTTCACTAGGTCAACAATTAACTATAATAGCTATTTTGTTAGTTACATCTAAAGGAGCAGCGGCAGTAACAGGCGGAGGATTTATTGTACTAGCATCTACCTTATCTGCAATGAATGTTATTCCATTAGAAGGGTTAGCACTATTACTTGGGGTAGATCGTTTCATGTCAGAAGCACGTGCTATCGTTAATTTAATTGGTAATGGTATTGCGACTGTAGTTGTTGCAAAAAGTGAAAATGAATTTGATAATGAGAAGTATATGAAAATAGTAGAGGAAATGAAAAGAGAGAAAATGGTCGGATAA
- a CDS encoding anti-sigma factor, with product MDDEKLFDEKLKKRIKEENVIVPPELNEKINGTLHNLPVKKKGYRVYMMVISAAVLALSIVSMSEFSDQIFAQNGGVFEYVKKKAFSDYENEEEVKSNANYPDKEKIHEKMLDSIDHFKNISGQFEEYSSSSRIATTYKYTIDTEQQRGISSKEDKLVKKRTIIYNEGKKKEFDDEKYTYKEMKWSPKEKNNELLKLNPTERLLRKSGEKKRYDDEYVGLAKYSIQSEFADLLIRYKDWNYKETKYLGLDCYKIEGTINIEMPVSTSEDLRGKFEMVVEKNTGIMLKFLSFHEGMIQYSITTEWIQINKGLKENAFQKDSVNYEKLKNILDE from the coding sequence ATGGATGATGAAAAATTATTTGATGAGAAATTAAAAAAGAGAATAAAAGAAGAGAATGTTATAGTGCCGCCAGAGTTAAATGAAAAGATTAATGGTACACTACATAATCTTCCGGTAAAAAAGAAAGGTTACAGAGTTTATATGATGGTTATAAGTGCTGCTGTTCTAGCACTTTCAATTGTGTCTATGTCGGAGTTTTCTGATCAAATTTTTGCTCAAAACGGCGGAGTATTTGAATATGTAAAGAAAAAGGCATTTTCTGATTACGAAAATGAAGAGGAAGTAAAATCGAATGCAAATTATCCAGATAAAGAAAAGATTCATGAAAAGATGCTAGATTCCATTGATCATTTTAAAAATATTTCAGGACAATTTGAGGAATATTCTAGTTCGTCAAGAATTGCTACAACATACAAATATACAATTGATACGGAGCAACAAAGAGGTATCTCTTCGAAAGAAGATAAATTAGTGAAAAAACGGACTATTATATATAACGAGGGGAAGAAAAAAGAATTTGATGATGAGAAGTATACATATAAAGAGATGAAATGGAGTCCGAAAGAAAAAAACAATGAATTATTAAAATTAAATCCTACGGAAAGGTTATTGAGAAAATCAGGTGAGAAAAAAAGATATGATGATGAATATGTTGGATTAGCGAAGTATAGTATTCAATCAGAATTTGCTGATCTATTAATTCGATATAAAGATTGGAATTATAAAGAAACGAAGTATCTTGGACTTGATTGCTACAAAATAGAAGGGACAATAAATATAGAAATGCCTGTAAGTACATCTGAAGATTTAAGAGGGAAATTTGAAATGGTTGTAGAGAAAAATACAGGGATTATGTTGAAGTTTCTTAGTTTCCACGAAGGTATGATTCAATATTCGATCACGACTGAATGGATACAAATAAACAAAGGATTGAAAGAGAATGCCTTTCAAAAGGATAGCGTTAATTATGAGAAATTGAAAAATATATTAGATGAATAG